One stretch of Juglans microcarpa x Juglans regia isolate MS1-56 chromosome 3D, Jm3101_v1.0, whole genome shotgun sequence DNA includes these proteins:
- the LOC121255200 gene encoding cytochrome P450 89A2-like has translation MVDLRSLIYDLSHKYGPILTVYLGSEPLIFITSYTLAHQALVRHGATFASRPAVVPVSVVLSNKRKDIGATPFGPTWKALRRNLISEVLHPTSLKSYSVERKRVLDSLIKGFHESSKLNQPVRLLDHIHHAVFSLFIRMAFGELSETQIKEVEGTQYQLLVAYEQFSVFGTWPRLGKLLLRNRWKRYLQFLKNQDDVILPLIRARKKLRQERGKAFELISYTDSLLDLKISGEKGNVEEADILSLCSEFINAGADTSTTMLQWVLAYLVKHPRIQSKLFAEISEVVAKGAKEVVEDDLHKIPYLKAVVLESLRIHPPNTSLIPHTVMEDVELGGYTIPKDTTVNIVTALIGRDPNVWENPMEFRPERLLTSEDIGEEVSDVTAFKMMPFGAGRRMCPGNRLGLLLLQYLVSNLVWNFEFKTVDGEGVDLSEKEEFLVVMKNPVRAYISPRIK, from the coding sequence ATGGTTGATTTGAGATCTCTCATCTATGATCTCTCCCACAAGTATGGCCCGATTCTCACCGTCTATCTCGGCTCTGAACCCCTCATCTTCATCACCTCCTACACCCTTGCCCACCAAGCCCTTGTTCGACATGGCGCCACCTTTGCGAGCCGTCCTGCAGTCGTCCCCGTTAGCGTTGTTCTCAGCAACAAGCGCAAAGATATCGGCGCAACCCCCTTTGGCCCAACCTGGAAAGCCCTCCGTCGTAATCTCATTTCGGAAGTTCTCCACCCGACTTCGTTGAAATCTTACTCTGTTGAACGCAAGCGTGTCTTGGATTCATTGATCAAGGGCTTCCATGAATCTTCCAAGCTCAATCAGCCCGTCCGTCTGCTCGATCATATCCACCACGCTGTGTTTTCCTTGTTCATTCGCATGGCTTTCGGAGAACTCAGCGAGACTCAAATCAAAGAAGTTGAAGGAACACAATATCAACTTCTTGTCGCTTACGAGCAGTTCAGTGTGTTCGGTACCTGGCCCAGACTGGGGAAGTTGCTTCTCAGAAACCGTTGGAAAAGGTACCTACAATTCTTGAAGAACCAAGATGATGTGATTTTGCCATTGATCAGAGCCCGGAAGAAGTTGAGACAAGAGAGAGGCAAGGCATTCGAACTGATTTCTTACACAGATTCCTTACTGGACCTGAAAATATCCGGAGAGAAAGGTAATGTGGAAGAAGCAGATATTCTGAGCTTGTGCTCGGAGTTCATCAATGCAGGAGCCGACACAAGTACAACGATGCTGCAGTGGGTTTTGGCATATTTAGTGAAACACCCACGAATTCAATCCAAACTTTTTGCAGAAATCAGCGAGGTGGTGGCAAAAGGAGCGAAAGAAGTTGTGGAAGATGATTTGCACAAGATTCCATATCTGAAAGCAGTGGTTCTCGAGAGTCTGAGAATTCACCCTCCAAACACCTCGTTGATTCCACACACAGTCATGGAAGATGTTGAGCTCGGCGGCTACACAATCCCAAAAGACACGACGGTGAACATTGTGACAGCACTGATCGGGAGAGATCCAAACGTGTGGGAGAATCCCATGGAGTTTAGGCCGGAGAGATTGTTGACTAGTGAAGACATTGGAGAAGAAGTGTCTGATGTAACAGCGTTCAAGATGATGCCCTTTGGTGCTGGGAGAAGGATGTGTCCCGGGAACAGACTAGGATTGCTTCTCCTCCAGTATCTTGTTTCAAATCTGGTCTGGAATTTTGAGTTCAAAACAGTGGATGGGGAAGGTGTTGATCTTTCAGAAAAGGAGGAGTTCTTGGTTGTGATGAAGAATCCAGTGCGTGCCTATATATCTCCAAGAATCAAATAG
- the LOC121255201 gene encoding protein FAR1-RELATED SEQUENCE 5-like, whose product MGDRMNLGDGDGDGVNIGDGDGVKVISTSSSGLFKPFIGKEFDEVEDAQAFYKAYARRKSFTMRTNHTQLLKGDKKLIGVHYVCTREGFRHESLKQKERQIPEPAKTNIGCKATMCIKKDGERWVVCKFYPQHNHELLTPRSTSMLRGYRGVTRVQKNLIQTLNESGVPIRKIISVLSKEAGGDFNIGCIGKDVENYLGNKRKKLFEEGDAQRLYAYFLERQCKEPGFVYSMQVDENGCMGSCFWADARSRSAYQYFGDIVTFDATYLTNVYKMSFVPFSGVNHHHQIIMFGCALLVNEIAESYIWLMRTWQEAMLGRAPSTMMTKQWPKPLQRHILCVFMKKSNLDNLSHQYVLERWTINAKNRAIREIPNPEGHVSIQEDPIMRKSHLMMKFYDIAELGSQSRFKMDHLSLALDKEMIGSDKGIVSMEYVIIIWRC is encoded by the exons ATGGGAGATCGCATGAATTTGGGAGATGGTGATGGAGATGGAGTGAATataggagatggagatggagtcAAAGTCATTTCCACTTCTAGTAGTGGACTTTTTAAACCGTTCATTGGGAAGGAATTTGATGAAGTTGAGGACGCCCAAGCATTTTACAAGGCGTATGCAAGACGAAAAAGTTTTACAATGAGGACCAACCATACCCAATTATTGAAAGGGgacaaaaaattaattggaGTACACTATGTTTGTACAAGGGAAGGATTTAGGCATGAAAgtctgaaacaaaaagaaagacaaattcCCGAACCAGCTAAAACAAATATTGGGTGTAAAGCTACCATGTGTATAAAAAAAGATGGTGAAAGGTGGGTAGTATGCAAGTTTTACCCTCAACACAATCATGAGCTACTCACACCAAGAAGTACCAGTATGCTCCGTGGATATAGGGGAGTGACACGCGTGCAAAAAAACCTCATTCAGACTTTGAATGAGTCTGGTGTACCGATAAGGAAGATAATATCGGTGTTAAGTAAAGAAGCaggtggtgattttaatattggttGTATTGGAAAAGACGTCGAAAATTATTtgggaaataaaagaaaaaaattgtttgaagaggGAGATGCACAAAGGTTGTATGCATACTTTCTTGAACGACAGTGTAAAGAACCTGGGTTTGTGTACTCAATGCAGGTCGATGAGAATGGGTGTATGGGAAGCTGTTTTTGGGCAGATGCAAGATCAAGATCTGCATATCAGTATTTTGGAGATATTGTCACATTTGATGCGACGTACCTCACAAATGTTTATAAGATGTCATTTGTGCCGTTCTCAGGAGTTAATCATCATCACCAAATCATAATGTTTGGTTGTGCGTTGTTAGTGAATGAGATAGCTGAATcctatatatggttaatgagaACATGGCAGGAAGCAATGCTTGGGCGTGCCCCGTCAACCATGATGACAAAGCAATGGCCAAAGCCATTGCAGAG GCATATCCTATGTGTATTCATGAAGAAATCAAACTTAGATAATTTGTCACATCAGTATGTTCTAGAGCGATGGACCATCAATGCTAAGAATCGAGCTATTCGTGAAATACCAAATCCCGAGGGGCATGTTTCCATACAAGAAGATCCGATCATGCGAAAAAGCCATTTGATGATGAAGTTTTACGATATTGCAGAACTTGGGTCACAATCAAGGTTTAAAATGGACCACCTTTCTCTTGCCTTGGACAAG GAAATGATTGGTTCCGATAAAGGCATTGTTTCCATGGAGTATGTGATCATAATTTGGAGATGTTGA